GATTCGCCCCAAAGCTTCTTATCAGCATCTTGATAGCATGGGAAATGCAGCAGTTGCTCTTGCTGAAGATCACAACTGGCTTTTCTGACCCCAATCTCCTCACTGTTTCCATTCTACTAAAAagttttgaattattatttgaTCAGAGGAAGTTTAAGTCTTGGTTTCAGAAATATCTGAATTTCATAAAGGCATATATAGAGAAATAAAGATGATGGACTGCTATAGTTTCCTTCTCGAGCAGGAAAAATACGAATATCTGTAAGATCATTTTGCTTCTAAAGTTGATTCTTGGATAATATCAGCTGCGATACAAACACAATAAAGGTTTGATCTGTCTCAGACAACAAAGAATCTTAGTATGTGTACCTAGCAAGATCGTCTACTTCACACTCTCTGCTTGCCTGGAGGAAAAGGTTCATATCTGTTTTATGAAACCATCTTGCATTTGGCTGGCGCAGCAAAGTCATCCCTCTTCAAAGCTCCCTATTTCTTCCAGACGACTCTACTTCTCTGATGCTAGGAATAGGAGGAATTGTCCCAAAACATGCTGCCGTGCAAGATCGTCTACTTCACACTCCTTGCTTGCCTGGAGGAAAAGGCAAACCAGGAGAAACAGATCATAGGTATGTGTACCTAGCTTATCCTCAATCAACTATCAGGCCCCATGTCTTCATTTTGGCAACTATATAATATAATCATCGTATGATTTCAGAACAGCACAAGCAAAAGGCTACTACACTTGTAATTTAAACTGGCTCTGTCGGTGGTATGTATGATGCATAATAAAAGTACTGAGATATGAATAAAAGATCCAATTCCATAGTTTGATGCACATGAGAATCTACagcctttcattttcattttcctaGTAGAATGCCTTTGCGTGGAAAACTTGCAAACTATTAAGTGGTAGATTTTGGGACATTATTTGGTTTAGCTGTTTCAGGGATACGGTTCATCGTCTTAGAATGAGGTGCCTCCCTAGAACCACCCAAGAGACCTTGCAGAGGACAAAGAATTGGGTAAGTAAATTATTTATTCGAGCTTGAGTGAAAATTTAAAACTATGGTTGTGGTGAGATGTAATTGGGTCGAGAAATTAAGAGTAACTAGATTTTTAACTCCTTCAGATGTAAATCAATAAATTGATGAGTGAACGGATAAGAGTCGATCACAATTGCACCAATCGTGATAAGTGGTAATAGTTGATTGGCCGCCTGACAGGGTAACAAGCAATTTTCTGAATTCAGAGCCCCCACAATTTGAGTTCTGCACAAGTTTGTCCCGAGTACTATAAATCAATTGAAGTTCGGTGTAAATTAgtttagaaagaaaaaaaaatctaaaagttGGTGGTCGATAAATTGGAATCGGGTGTAAACAAGTTGAAGTCAGGTGTAAATAAGTTGCAGTTGGTTCGCAAATAGTGTAAATAGGCAAATATTTTGGATTATAGTGTAAATGATTATTTTACCCTCAAATTGCAGCAAATTCAACTTGTGAGGCTTTTTGCCTCCTCTTTCCCCCTTCTCCtccttcctcctttcttccctTCTTCCCTCTCCCCACTCTCGGCCTCTACCTTTTCCCTCCCCCTTTGGGTGGCGAGGGGAGGGAGAGAGGTGAGAGTAGGGAGAGGGTGAGAGGAGAGGGGAGGAGGGGAGGAAggaggagaggaagagagaggagaaaaagaaaggaataaaaTGGTGGTCGGCGACACAGTGGTaggtaggcctgtcaacgggtcgaaTCCGGATtagaattcattattccggacccggactCGGCATACCATATTGGACCCGGATCCGGGTCGGGTCTACCTGAAAAAATCtatcaaacttataatttctaataaaaatgagaaaaaaatatatttgtaactaatttctaactaatacaaaaaaaaaatcaaataagaaaagaaatcaaattaattttactcaaatacatcgccctaatcaaattatattgataaatatatattttttaaattattaatccatttatattcggatccgggtctaatatggatcggaatactatattccgtatccgatccgttttttgtttgacaaaacggatccggatccggatccgggtaacggaattaaatccctacccgtACCCGCAATAATTTTACGGACCCGGTCCTGGTCCGGGTCGTTGATAGGCCTAGTGGTAGGTTGAGATGAGGggtgaagaagaagaatagaaagaatggtatttttttttgtgttttatgagtattttaaggttgaattttaaaaattttaaaaagtatttTGAAATTACTGTGATAAGGTTATTACAAAATTAAACTTTTAAGagaaaacttgacaaaaaactcTCGTTTACAAACAGGACCCTTATCAGTCGAATTGGGTGTCAGGGCTAATTTCTCAGAATatacgtaaaaaaaaaaaatccgtcAAATGAATCTTTGACTGGGGGTGTTTCTCAAACTATAAATCAGCACGGCAGCAAAAGtcacaaattttttttgaaaaaagtcAGCACGGCAGCGGCtgcctaattttttttaaaaatccgTTGTCCCCTACCGTGCACGGTCAGCACGGTAGAAGGGAGCTAGTAACAAATAAAAGTGCCAAGCGCCTGACATGTGAGTGTCAGGCACTGACAAAGGCTTGTTCAGAAGTTGtacttctttttcttgtttaatgTTAAATTACTAAGTTAAACTACCACCGCTTTCACTTTTTACAGCAATGAATAATTATCATGTTTTATGCTTTGTGTACGTATGACCGTATAATATTGTTCCAATTACGATCCCCTCACTCGTTCTAACCACATTCATcaatttgttattgatttgtAGTGTATCCCTATTCTGTTAGTCCTGTTAATAATATTATCAattgaatttaaatgggataaaTTTGAAGGTCTTAAGAGCACAAGGTGTCTAAAAGTGAAATTTAATATGGTAAACCAAGTCAACCCAAGATTCATATCACGTATTCATCAAATCCATGACTCCCTTAatcttttggattttttttttgtgaactTATGAACTTAATATTATCTGAATACTTTGATGTGGGTAGCCATTCAACCAAATAATATACAAATTTGTAACCCCAAACAAAATCAGTCTGTACATTTATTTTAGGTGACCTGGTCAGGGTATGCAAAGAAATAATCTTCTGCCACTACATCACATTCCTGCAAGGACAGTTGTAGAGATGGAAAAGATCTTAAACGAGGAACTTCTTAAGCTAAAGAAATGATTGCCAACATGAATCAATTAAAGAAGGAAACTGATAGTGATTTAATGGTCCTTTGGAAATAGGTTAAAAACTAAATTGCACGAATGGTTATTGTATGTATTCATATATCATTAGACTGCAATTGCTTTGCAGCTGTTTAGATGTTGACGTTCTTTAGACATAAATCCTGAATCGAAATCGTTTACCATTCATACTGAACAAAACTAGAGTATAGGACATCAGTACATGAAAAGTCTTGCTATTGCCGGACATTACATGCAACTTTACTCGCATCTCGTCCATAAAATGATCATTGCCTCCCGAACCTTTAGCTCTTATCTTcaattgtgtggttatatatatTACTG
This portion of the Coffea eugenioides isolate CCC68of unplaced genomic scaffold, Ceug_1.0 ScVebR1_634;HRSCAF=1342, whole genome shotgun sequence genome encodes:
- the LOC113758657 gene encoding monothiol glutaredoxin-S6-like isoform X2 codes for the protein MTLLRQPNARWFHKTDMNLFLQASRECEVDDLARMETVRRLGSEKPVVIFSKSNCCISHAIKMLIRSFGANPTVCELDHHPKGRDIENALLTLGCNPSVPAVFIGKLFVGGSTEVLSLNIRGKLKPLLIEANAIWM
- the LOC113758657 gene encoding monothiol glutaredoxin-S6-like isoform X1; this translates as MTLLRQPNARWFHKTDMNLFLQASRECEVDDLASRMETVRRLGSEKPVVIFSKSNCCISHAIKMLIRSFGANPTVCELDHHPKGRDIENALLTLGCNPSVPAVFIGKLFVGGSTEVLSLNIRGKLKPLLIEANAIWM